In Tautonia marina, the following are encoded in one genomic region:
- a CDS encoding DUF1501 domain-containing protein, with the protein MIHLPQRSGWPAASGLLVPSRRTFLSGFASLAVGAMLHRDGVARDGGWAPPDGKPHFPPKAKSVIWLFMNGGVSHMESFDPKPMLTRYGGKTIAETPFADAQDPEKLALERLVVPDGNGNQRNTLYPLQVGFRKHGESGIEVSDWFPHIARHVDRLAIIRSMWTTDSNHGAQTQFHSGRHLNDGDFPNLGAWVHYGLGSLNDNLPQYISIGNREYWNLKDGHYLGPAHDAVPMRVDPDNPLDFGRPQRPISDQARSVGIDLLEQLHAERLAESPRDAAIAARVASYELAFRMQQSVPEAVDFSQESDETKSLYGLDLPHCREFGMQMLAARRLVERGVRFIQVQHGAGGAGRWDAHGGLRANHEQNALAVDRPIGGLIEDLARRGLLDETLVVFATEFGRTPGSQGADGRDHHIFGFSVWMAGGGIKGGVVHGATDEIGFHAVENRHYVTDVHATILKQLGLDSRKLELPGRKRLEIDHGSPIEDVIA; encoded by the coding sequence ATGATTCACTTGCCTCAACGCTCAGGATGGCCCGCCGCATCAGGACTTCTGGTACCATCGCGGAGGACGTTCCTCTCGGGATTCGCCTCGCTCGCGGTCGGGGCCATGCTGCATCGGGATGGCGTGGCTCGCGACGGCGGATGGGCACCTCCTGATGGGAAGCCGCACTTCCCGCCGAAGGCCAAGAGCGTGATCTGGCTGTTCATGAACGGCGGCGTTAGCCACATGGAGAGCTTCGACCCGAAGCCGATGCTGACCCGCTACGGCGGCAAGACGATTGCCGAGACGCCGTTCGCCGATGCGCAGGACCCGGAGAAACTGGCCCTCGAACGCCTGGTTGTGCCCGACGGGAACGGCAACCAGCGGAACACGCTCTACCCCCTTCAAGTCGGCTTTCGCAAGCACGGTGAGAGCGGGATTGAGGTCAGCGACTGGTTCCCGCACATTGCCCGGCATGTGGACCGCCTGGCGATCATCAGGTCCATGTGGACGACCGACAGCAACCACGGCGCCCAGACGCAGTTCCACTCGGGCCGGCACCTGAACGACGGCGACTTCCCGAACCTCGGGGCCTGGGTTCACTACGGCCTGGGGTCGCTGAACGACAACTTGCCGCAGTACATTTCCATCGGCAATCGTGAATACTGGAACCTGAAGGACGGCCATTACCTCGGCCCGGCTCACGACGCCGTCCCGATGCGGGTCGATCCGGACAACCCGCTCGATTTCGGCCGACCGCAACGCCCGATCTCGGACCAGGCCCGGTCGGTCGGGATCGACCTGCTCGAACAGCTTCATGCGGAACGGCTGGCGGAATCGCCGCGCGATGCGGCCATTGCCGCGCGGGTGGCCTCGTACGAGCTAGCCTTCCGGATGCAGCAGTCGGTGCCCGAGGCGGTCGACTTCTCACAGGAGTCGGACGAAACAAAGTCCCTCTATGGGCTCGATCTGCCGCACTGCCGCGAGTTCGGTATGCAGATGCTGGCGGCCCGTCGCTTGGTCGAGCGAGGGGTGCGGTTCATCCAGGTCCAGCACGGGGCCGGAGGGGCCGGGCGCTGGGACGCTCACGGGGGCCTTCGGGCGAACCACGAGCAGAACGCCCTGGCGGTTGATCGGCCGATCGGCGGCCTGATCGAGGACCTGGCTCGGCGCGGGTTGCTTGATGAGACGTTGGTGGTCTTCGCCACCGAGTTCGGCCGCACGCCCGGCTCGCAAGGGGCCGACGGCCGCGACCACCACATCTTCGGCTTCAGCGTCTGGATGGCCGGCGGCGGCATCAAGGGGGGCGTCGTGCACGGGGCGACCGACGAGATCGGCTTCCACGCGGTCGAGAACCGCCACTACGTGACCGACGTTCACGCCACGATCCTCAAGCAACTGGGGCTCGACTCCAGGAAGCTGGAACTGCCGGGCCGCAAGCGATTGGAGATCGATCACGGATCGCCGATTGAGGATGTCATCGCATAA
- a CDS encoding PSD1 and planctomycete cytochrome C domain-containing protein: MSIRMIRISSSIFLVLMVCGAIDGGPSARADDVYLTRIKPLLRERCYSCHGALKQEAGLRLDTVDLMLQGGDAGPVVVSGSADESELLARVSTDEPFDRMPPEHEGELFTDEQVVLLRDWILAGAPAPPDEAPERDPAEHWAFQAIVRPPVPEVEGATNPIDAFIARKQDDLGLVPQGEADRLLLLRRLSIDLIGLPPTLEEIDEAQRDPSPEWYDRTVDRLLDDPRHGERWARHWMDIWRYSDWWGLGEQLRNSQPHIWHWRDWIVESLNADLPYDEMVRSMLAADELYPNDLDRLRASGFLARNYFLFNRHQWMDETVEHVSKAFLGLTTNCAKCHDHKYDPISQADYYRLRAFFEPYHVRLDVRPGEADLARDGIPRAFDGLLEAPTYRFIRGEESNPDTSTPLSPNLPEVLRFKPLEIEPVDLPVAAWKPERRPWVAEAYRLAAVATLKAAEDRLATARASFDASCQDDAGTAEASPGDPSTPDAASEEARLALLVAERSRDAAEAELRSVELRIAALQTSWERDDRSEAEGAEAVALAEQALSSAREAARAEREAKAAQARLTLAEAELQLSRAAEADRDGAGKAVETARTALDEAIKATEEPGDQFTPLIGARWTPTRFLNSGQDDPTVAFPPQSTGRRKALADWITDPRNPLTARVAVNHVWTRHFGTPLVPTVFDFGRNGQPPTHPELLDWLAAELIEHDWSLKHLHRLIVRSAAYRRSSSMADAEENLAIDPDNRFLWRRTPIRIESQAVRDTVLSLAGTLDPSFGGPPVPRAAQEESNRRSLYFFHSNNERNLFLTMFDEALVKECYRRQQSIVPQQALALSNSRLVLDASPLVVARITDAMTAQGHEADDDEAFLRLAFVLVLGSEPSATEAAAGLRALDDWYHLSEASKGEDSGVFAREQLIWVLLNHNDFVTLR, encoded by the coding sequence ATGAGTATTCGGATGATTCGTATCAGCAGTTCCATTTTCCTTGTCTTGATGGTTTGCGGGGCCATCGATGGGGGGCCCTCGGCTCGGGCAGACGACGTCTACCTGACCCGGATCAAGCCCTTGCTCCGGGAGCGTTGCTACTCCTGCCACGGCGCCCTGAAGCAAGAGGCCGGGTTGCGGCTCGACACGGTCGATTTGATGCTCCAGGGTGGCGACGCCGGCCCCGTGGTCGTTTCGGGCAGCGCCGATGAGAGCGAGCTGCTGGCCCGAGTCTCGACCGACGAACCCTTCGACCGCATGCCTCCCGAACACGAAGGGGAGCTGTTCACCGACGAGCAGGTGGTCTTGCTCCGCGACTGGATTCTCGCCGGGGCCCCTGCTCCTCCGGACGAAGCCCCCGAACGCGACCCCGCCGAGCACTGGGCCTTCCAGGCGATCGTTCGACCTCCCGTCCCCGAGGTCGAAGGGGCGACCAACCCGATTGATGCGTTCATCGCCCGGAAGCAGGATGACCTTGGACTCGTTCCCCAGGGAGAGGCCGACCGTCTGCTCCTGCTCCGTCGGCTCTCGATCGACCTGATCGGCCTGCCGCCGACCCTGGAGGAGATCGACGAAGCTCAGCGCGACCCCTCGCCCGAGTGGTACGATCGCACCGTCGATCGCCTGCTCGACGACCCTCGCCACGGCGAGCGCTGGGCGCGGCACTGGATGGACATCTGGCGATACAGTGATTGGTGGGGGCTGGGTGAGCAGTTGCGCAACAGCCAGCCGCACATCTGGCACTGGCGCGACTGGATCGTCGAGTCTCTCAACGCCGACCTGCCGTACGACGAGATGGTCCGGTCGATGCTCGCCGCCGACGAGCTGTACCCGAACGACCTCGACCGCCTGCGGGCCTCGGGCTTCCTCGCACGCAACTACTTCCTGTTCAATCGGCATCAGTGGATGGACGAAACGGTTGAGCATGTGTCGAAGGCCTTCCTCGGCCTGACCACCAACTGTGCCAAGTGCCACGATCACAAGTACGATCCCATCTCGCAGGCCGACTATTACCGCTTGCGGGCCTTCTTCGAGCCGTATCATGTGCGGCTCGATGTCCGACCGGGCGAGGCGGACCTTGCCCGCGACGGCATCCCGCGTGCCTTCGATGGGCTCCTGGAGGCACCCACCTATCGGTTCATCCGGGGCGAGGAGAGCAACCCCGACACCTCCACACCCCTCTCCCCGAACCTGCCCGAGGTCCTGCGGTTCAAGCCCTTGGAGATCGAGCCGGTGGACCTGCCGGTCGCGGCCTGGAAACCCGAGCGCCGCCCCTGGGTGGCCGAGGCCTACCGCCTCGCCGCCGTTGCAACTCTGAAGGCCGCCGAGGACCGGCTGGCGACCGCTCGGGCCTCGTTCGACGCCTCGTGCCAGGACGATGCGGGGACCGCCGAAGCCTCGCCCGGCGATCCCTCGACCCCCGACGCGGCCTCAGAAGAGGCTCGTCTTGCCCTCCTCGTGGCCGAACGAAGCCGGGATGCGGCCGAGGCCGAGCTACGGAGTGTCGAGCTGCGGATCGCCGCCTTGCAGACCTCCTGGGAACGGGACGATCGGTCCGAAGCCGAGGGAGCAGAGGCCGTCGCCCTGGCCGAGCAGGCTCTTTCCTCGGCCCGCGAGGCCGCTCGGGCCGAACGCGAGGCGAAGGCCGCTCAGGCCCGGCTGACCCTGGCCGAGGCCGAGCTGCAGCTATCCCGCGCCGCCGAGGCCGATCGAGACGGCGCCGGCAAGGCGGTGGAGACGGCCCGCACGGCTCTCGACGAGGCCATCAAGGCAACCGAGGAACCGGGCGACCAGTTCACCCCGCTGATCGGGGCACGCTGGACCCCGACGCGGTTCCTGAACTCGGGCCAGGACGATCCGACCGTTGCCTTCCCGCCCCAGAGTACCGGCCGTCGCAAGGCCCTGGCGGATTGGATCACCGACCCTCGCAATCCCTTGACGGCTCGGGTGGCGGTCAACCACGTCTGGACCCGGCACTTCGGGACGCCGCTCGTGCCGACCGTCTTCGACTTCGGCCGCAACGGCCAGCCGCCGACTCATCCGGAACTGCTCGACTGGCTGGCCGCCGAGCTGATCGAGCATGATTGGAGTCTCAAGCATCTTCATCGATTGATCGTTCGGTCGGCGGCCTACCGGCGTTCGTCCTCGATGGCGGATGCGGAGGAGAACCTGGCGATCGACCCGGACAATCGATTCCTCTGGCGTCGGACCCCGATCCGGATTGAGTCGCAGGCGGTCCGCGATACGGTCCTGAGCCTGGCGGGCACGCTCGACCCGAGCTTCGGAGGCCCCCCGGTCCCGAGAGCCGCTCAGGAGGAGTCGAACCGCCGCAGCCTCTACTTCTTCCACTCGAACAACGAGCGGAACCTGTTCCTGACCATGTTCGATGAGGCGCTCGTCAAGGAATGCTACCGGAGGCAACAGAGCATCGTCCCGCAGCAGGCCCTGGCACTCAGCAACAGTCGCCTTGTTCTGGATGCGTCTCCCCTGGTCGTCGCTCGGATCACCGACGCCATGACCGCTCAGGGCCATGAGGCCGACGATGACGAGGCGTTCCTCCGCCTGGCCTTTGTGCTGGTCCTGGGGAGCGAGCCGAGCGCGACCGAAGCGGCCGCCGGCCTGCGGGCACTTGACGACTGGTACCATCTGTCTGAGGCATCAAAGGGTGAAGATTCTGGCGTCTTTGCGCGTGAGCAACTGATCTGGGTGCTCCTGAATCACAATGACTTCGTGACCCTTCGCTGA
- a CDS encoding DUF1552 domain-containing protein produces the protein MKRPSNPAADSNPGDRLSTSRRMFLRGAGVTMALPWLESIPAWGAAASGEIAPSPKRFAAMFMGCGVNPDQWWAKQSGSEIELGPSLEPLSDVKSKINVINGLFNQHALGVGIHPGQTGNILSGAALQRGAELKGGISVDQMLARHLGEDTIQPSIVLGCEQPITGYHETNFSMAYSSHISWQSATSPVPMEVYPSLAFDSLFDNRGSLRNRSILDRVREEAATLSRRVSVADRAKLDEYLTSVRDVEQRAAAMRASKLAADERAQGGDRPTLAMPRPDNGLPEDIREHMRLMCDLIALGFQTDKTRIASLLLCRDISGLFYPFLDVSAAHHGASHDDTSEAYGRVTQFYVSQLAYLASRLDAMPEGEGTVLDHSCLLFINSLWSGTQHDARKVPVVLAGGLGGTLQTGRVLDYSDRSDDDRRLCSLYLGIMDRMGVELDSFGDADERLANL, from the coding sequence ATGAAGCGACCTTCGAACCCGGCGGCCGACTCGAATCCAGGCGATCGCCTCTCGACCTCCCGGCGCATGTTCCTCCGGGGGGCCGGCGTGACAATGGCCCTCCCCTGGCTCGAATCGATCCCCGCCTGGGGGGCCGCCGCCTCCGGCGAGATCGCGCCCAGCCCAAAGCGGTTCGCCGCCATGTTCATGGGTTGCGGCGTGAACCCCGATCAGTGGTGGGCGAAGCAGTCCGGCTCCGAGATCGAGCTGGGGCCGTCGCTCGAACCGCTCTCGGACGTGAAATCCAAGATTAACGTCATCAACGGTCTCTTTAATCAGCATGCCCTCGGCGTCGGCATCCATCCCGGCCAGACCGGCAACATCCTCTCCGGCGCCGCCCTCCAGCGCGGGGCCGAACTGAAGGGGGGCATCAGTGTCGATCAGATGCTTGCCCGCCACCTGGGCGAGGACACGATCCAGCCGAGCATCGTCCTGGGCTGCGAGCAGCCGATCACCGGCTACCACGAGACGAACTTCTCGATGGCCTACAGCTCGCACATCTCCTGGCAGAGTGCGACCTCTCCGGTCCCGATGGAGGTCTACCCCTCCCTCGCCTTCGACAGCCTGTTCGACAACCGCGGCAGCCTCCGCAACCGAAGCATCCTCGACCGCGTCCGCGAGGAAGCCGCCACCTTGAGCCGCCGCGTCAGCGTGGCCGACCGCGCAAAGCTCGACGAGTATCTCACCAGCGTCCGCGACGTCGAGCAGCGGGCCGCCGCCATGCGTGCCTCGAAGCTCGCCGCCGACGAACGTGCCCAGGGCGGCGACCGCCCCACGCTCGCCATGCCCCGGCCCGATAACGGTCTGCCCGAGGACATCCGCGAGCACATGCGCCTGATGTGCGACCTCATCGCCCTCGGCTTCCAGACCGACAAGACCCGGATTGCCTCGCTTCTGCTTTGTCGAGACATCTCGGGCCTCTTTTATCCGTTCCTCGACGTCAGCGCCGCCCACCACGGGGCCTCGCACGACGATACCTCCGAAGCTTACGGGCGGGTCACGCAGTTCTACGTCAGCCAGCTTGCCTACCTCGCTTCGCGGCTCGACGCCATGCCCGAAGGCGAAGGGACCGTGCTCGACCACTCCTGCCTCCTGTTCATCAACAGCCTCTGGTCGGGCACCCAGCACGACGCCCGCAAGGTGCCGGTCGTCCTCGCCGGTGGCCTCGGCGGCACCCTTCAGACCGGCCGCGTGCTCGACTACTCCGACCGCTCCGACGACGACCGACGCCTCTGCTCCCTCTACCTCGGCATCATGGACCGCATGGGCGTGGAACTCGACTCCTTCGGCGATGCCGACGAACGGCTGGCGAACCTTTGA
- a CDS encoding DUF1592 domain-containing protein produces the protein MLRTILLMIAGMSPLLALTRQESPDEVPVSQPNTVDARFAAEVRPFLESYCLRCHGADAPKAGLDLSGYDSTASVLEDLALWEIVLDQLDAEAMPPPSADAHPDATARHRVITWINDLRRLEADRNAGDPGPVPARRLSNAEYDHTIRDLTGVDLRPTRTFPVDPANEAGFDNSAESLMMSPALVKKYLDAAREVADHLVLTPDGLAFAPHPVIAATDRDKYSVNRIIDFYARHDVDLAEVFLAAWHYRHREALGQPDASLTDVAADRGISLRYLEIVWDLLNDPPEAEFGPIVALQCLWNELPPPEGADPVSAARPACERLRDLVVDLRKQLTPEVENLTARGISNGTQPFVLWKNRQMAANRMRYAGGAADLRPADLDPDSPAAQALAVPTDPDAFARFEATFDPFCRVFPDAFVVTERARVYLDPDQDKNNTGRLLSAGFHSMTGYFRDDQPLYDLVLDDAQRQELDRLWTEFNLISDLPMRQFSSYLWYERAETGFMRGDPDFDFVRAEDRDAASEAKMTRLAEVYLAKARRIGAGDQAIQAIEDQFAIIAEQIRHVEHVRAEAEPHHVAALADFAERAYRRRLSTAERDGVAAFYLGLRDEDGLDHEDAVRDTVVSILMSPHVLYRVDLPLEEGSGIQPLSPNDLASRLSYFLWASMPDDELMTLADSGDLQDPEILVAQARRMLRDDRVRGLATEFAGNWLDFRRFEAHNSVDRSRFPAFDDELRRAMFEEPIRLFLDLVQHDRPVDELLAGTRTFVNPPLARHYGIPEPEGGPDTWVEIADATPFGRGGLLPMAVFLTQNSPGLRTSPVKRGYWVVRRLLGEHIPPPPPDVPDLPDDEADLGALTLREALARHRADPACAVCHDRFDGIGVAFEGFGPVGELRTVDLGGRPVETEAEFPRGGQGTGVEGLRAYLEQARRDEFVENLCRKLLAYALGRTLIPSDDATIQNMQARLSAEGGRFSALVEAIVLSPQFRNTRVERDLAE, from the coding sequence GTGTTGCGGACGATCCTGCTGATGATCGCGGGCATGAGCCCCTTGCTGGCCCTCACCCGCCAGGAGTCTCCCGACGAGGTGCCGGTCTCGCAGCCCAACACGGTCGATGCCCGCTTCGCCGCGGAGGTCCGGCCGTTCCTCGAATCCTACTGCCTGCGATGTCACGGAGCCGACGCCCCGAAGGCGGGCCTTGACCTGAGCGGTTACGACTCGACCGCCTCCGTCCTTGAAGACCTCGCCCTCTGGGAGATCGTTCTCGACCAGCTTGACGCCGAGGCCATGCCCCCGCCTTCGGCCGACGCCCACCCGGACGCAACGGCCCGGCATCGGGTCATCACCTGGATCAACGACCTGCGTCGCCTCGAGGCTGATCGCAACGCGGGAGACCCCGGTCCCGTTCCTGCCCGACGCCTCAGCAACGCTGAGTACGACCACACGATCCGCGACCTGACCGGCGTCGATCTCCGGCCGACCCGCACCTTTCCCGTCGATCCGGCCAACGAGGCCGGGTTCGACAACTCGGCCGAATCGCTCATGATGTCCCCCGCCCTGGTCAAGAAGTACCTCGACGCCGCCCGAGAGGTCGCCGATCACCTCGTCCTCACCCCCGACGGCCTCGCCTTCGCCCCCCACCCGGTCATCGCCGCCACCGACCGCGACAAGTACTCCGTCAACCGCATCATCGACTTCTACGCCCGCCACGACGTCGACCTGGCCGAGGTCTTCCTCGCCGCCTGGCACTACCGCCACCGCGAGGCCCTTGGCCAACCCGATGCCTCCCTCACCGACGTCGCGGCCGATCGGGGAATCAGCCTTCGATATCTGGAAATCGTCTGGGACCTGCTCAACGATCCGCCCGAGGCCGAGTTTGGCCCCATCGTCGCCCTTCAATGTCTCTGGAACGAACTTCCCCCGCCCGAGGGAGCCGACCCGGTATCGGCGGCTCGACCAGCCTGCGAGCGGCTCCGGGATCTCGTGGTCGATCTCCGCAAACAGCTCACCCCGGAGGTCGAGAACCTCACCGCCCGAGGCATCAGCAACGGCACCCAGCCCTTCGTCCTCTGGAAGAACCGGCAAATGGCCGCCAACCGCATGCGTTACGCCGGCGGCGCGGCCGACCTTCGGCCCGCTGACCTCGACCCTGACAGCCCCGCCGCCCAGGCCCTTGCCGTCCCGACCGACCCCGACGCCTTCGCCCGTTTCGAGGCCACCTTCGACCCCTTCTGCCGGGTCTTCCCCGATGCCTTCGTCGTCACCGAGCGGGCCAGGGTCTACCTCGATCCCGATCAGGACAAGAACAACACCGGGCGTCTTCTAAGCGCCGGTTTCCACAGCATGACCGGCTACTTTCGGGACGATCAGCCTCTGTATGACCTGGTCCTCGACGACGCGCAACGGCAGGAACTGGACCGCCTCTGGACCGAGTTCAACCTCATCAGCGATCTGCCCATGCGGCAGTTCTCCAGCTATCTCTGGTACGAGCGGGCCGAGACCGGCTTCATGCGCGGCGACCCCGACTTCGACTTCGTCCGCGCCGAGGACCGCGACGCTGCCTCCGAGGCCAAGATGACCCGTCTGGCCGAGGTCTACCTTGCCAAGGCCCGCCGCATCGGTGCCGGCGACCAGGCGATCCAGGCCATCGAAGACCAGTTCGCCATCATCGCCGAGCAGATCCGCCACGTCGAACACGTCCGCGCCGAGGCCGAACCCCACCACGTCGCCGCCCTCGCCGACTTCGCCGAACGCGCCTACCGCCGCCGCCTCTCGACCGCCGAACGCGACGGGGTGGCCGCCTTCTACCTAGGCCTCCGCGACGAGGACGGTCTGGACCATGAAGACGCCGTTCGCGACACGGTGGTCAGCATTCTCATGTCTCCCCACGTCCTCTACCGCGTGGACCTGCCGCTTGAGGAAGGCTCGGGCATCCAGCCCCTCTCCCCGAACGACCTGGCCAGCCGCCTCAGCTACTTCCTCTGGGCGAGCATGCCCGACGACGAACTGATGACCCTGGCCGATTCGGGGGATTTGCAGGACCCCGAGATCCTCGTCGCCCAGGCCCGCCGGATGCTCCGCGACGATCGCGTTCGCGGCCTGGCCACCGAGTTCGCCGGCAACTGGCTCGACTTCCGCCGCTTCGAGGCGCACAACAGCGTCGATCGCTCCCGCTTCCCGGCCTTCGACGACGAGCTGCGGCGGGCGATGTTCGAGGAGCCGATCCGCCTGTTCCTCGACCTCGTCCAGCACGACCGCCCGGTCGACGAGCTGCTCGCCGGCACCCGAACGTTCGTCAACCCCCCCCTCGCCCGCCACTACGGCATCCCCGAGCCCGAGGGCGGCCCCGACACCTGGGTCGAGATCGCCGACGCCACCCCCTTCGGTCGCGGCGGACTCTTGCCGATGGCCGTCTTCCTCACCCAGAACTCCCCCGGCCTTCGGACCAGTCCCGTCAAACGCGGATACTGGGTCGTCCGCCGCCTGCTCGGCGAGCACATTCCCCCCCCTCCCCCCGACGTGCCCGACCTGCCCGACGACGAGGCCGATCTCGGTGCCTTGACCCTCCGCGAGGCCCTCGCCCGCCATCGGGCCGACCCGGCCTGTGCCGTCTGCCACGACCGCTTCGACGGCATCGGTGTCGCCTTCGAAGGCTTCGGGCCGGTCGGTGAACTTCGGACGGTTGATCTCGGCGGCCGACCTGTCGAAACCGAGGCCGAATTCCCACGCGGCGGCCAGGGAACCGGGGTCGAAGGGTTGCGGGCCTACCTCGAACAGGCACGCCGGGACGAGTTCGTCGAGAACCTCTGCCGAAAGCTGCTCGCCTACGCCCTCGGCCGAACCTTGATCCCCTCCGACGACGCTACGATTCAAAACATGCAGGCCCGTCTCTCGGCCGAAGGCGGGCGGTTCAGCGCCCTGGTCGAGGCCATCGTTCTCAGCCCCCAGTTCCGGAACACGCGCGTCGAGCGCGATCTCGCGGAGTGA
- a CDS encoding TolC family protein — protein sequence MKLGLIHVQMSGIVVAVVLLVGSEAPAQGGERSIPSVTPGDPSSSALGDAPGATGTVDLGGSGGIEQVIPAGPGPSYPRVPRGITQPPEPFGPQEGLGIESISPLTESSLPIGGRLGTVPLEDLEGPPNGLTIDQAIDRLLGLNLELRSQAMEISKARADVLTAGLRGNPLIYTDASQVPYGDFEGSAGGPTQYDLNITLPIDLNGKRKRRIEVAVRAQEVTEALYQDSIRLQIDNLYTAWIDVLAAQATIQFLKAGMESLESQKRIIEQRVREGTMSRTEFNNLEILIDSTDLTLLEAVETYEDAKRTLAALLLIPLNEAETFPIRGTLRGLDLPSPPIEFLIEQARAIRPDLAAFRLGVHRAQSEVRLARANRIDDVFLLYQPFTAQEALMPGERVATSWAMGVTIPVPIFNRNQGNIARAQHTVVQTQTQLENLERQIILEVQRAEAAYSVTLATIKRLQEETLPAARENLELSLAQRGPEEPDSISRIEAQRAFGEIARQYLDALVRHRRSMFRLNTAVGTRVFP from the coding sequence ATGAAACTCGGTCTGATCCATGTGCAAATGAGCGGAATCGTTGTCGCGGTTGTGCTGCTGGTGGGGAGCGAGGCCCCAGCACAAGGGGGCGAGCGTTCCATTCCGTCGGTCACGCCGGGTGATCCCTCATCGTCGGCCCTGGGAGATGCACCGGGGGCGACCGGGACGGTGGATCTGGGGGGCTCGGGGGGAATCGAGCAGGTGATTCCGGCTGGTCCAGGGCCGAGCTACCCTCGGGTGCCGCGAGGGATCACCCAGCCTCCGGAACCATTCGGGCCGCAGGAAGGGTTGGGAATTGAGTCGATCTCGCCCCTGACCGAGTCGTCCTTGCCGATCGGTGGTCGGCTTGGCACCGTTCCACTCGAGGATCTGGAAGGCCCGCCCAACGGCCTGACGATTGACCAGGCGATTGATCGGCTTCTGGGGCTGAACCTTGAGCTGCGGTCTCAGGCGATGGAGATTTCCAAGGCTCGGGCCGATGTGCTCACGGCCGGATTGCGTGGAAATCCGTTGATCTATACCGACGCCTCGCAGGTGCCCTACGGAGATTTCGAGGGGAGCGCGGGGGGGCCGACCCAGTACGACCTGAACATCACCTTGCCGATCGATCTGAACGGTAAACGGAAGCGTCGGATCGAGGTCGCCGTTCGGGCTCAGGAAGTGACCGAGGCGCTGTACCAGGATTCCATCCGGTTGCAGATCGACAACCTTTATACCGCCTGGATCGACGTGCTGGCGGCGCAGGCGACGATTCAATTTCTCAAGGCGGGGATGGAAAGTCTGGAATCGCAGAAGCGGATCATCGAGCAACGGGTCCGCGAAGGGACCATGAGCCGAACCGAATTCAACAATCTGGAAATTCTCATCGACTCGACCGACCTGACGCTTCTGGAAGCCGTCGAAACCTACGAAGACGCCAAGCGGACCCTCGCGGCATTGCTGCTGATTCCGCTCAATGAGGCCGAGACGTTTCCGATTCGGGGAACGCTGCGAGGGCTCGACCTGCCGTCTCCGCCCATTGAGTTCCTGATCGAGCAAGCCAGGGCGATTCGCCCCGATCTTGCCGCGTTTCGCCTCGGAGTTCACCGGGCTCAGTCCGAGGTTCGCCTGGCTCGGGCCAATCGGATCGACGATGTCTTCTTGCTTTATCAACCGTTCACGGCTCAGGAGGCGTTGATGCCGGGCGAACGGGTTGCGACCTCCTGGGCGATGGGGGTGACGATTCCCGTGCCCATCTTCAACCGCAACCAGGGGAACATCGCTCGGGCGCAGCATACGGTCGTGCAGACGCAGACCCAGTTGGAGAACCTGGAGCGCCAGATCATTCTCGAAGTCCAGCGGGCGGAGGCTGCCTATTCGGTGACCCTCGCCACGATCAAGCGGCTTCAGGAGGAGACGTTGCCGGCGGCTCGGGAAAACCTCGAACTGAGCCTCGCCCAACGCGGCCCGGAGGAACCCGACTCCATTTCCCGGATTGAGGCGCAACGGGCCTTTGGTGAGATCGCACGTCAGTACCTCGATGCCCTGGTCCGTCATCGCCGGTCGATGTTCCGCCTGAATACGGCTGTCGGAACCCGAGTTTTTCCCTGA